A stretch of DNA from Carassius carassius chromosome 22, fCarCar2.1, whole genome shotgun sequence:
gactgtTGTTGGAGCTCCTGGCCGCTGCGACTGTGCGCACCGCTGCTATATTCACATTTGCAGTTAAGAATCCAAGAATCACTTAAAGAGGCAAAATACAAAATGTTAGGGGCATGAAATGGTTTCACGATTTAATTTGGCATACAGgcaaatataaagtaataaaggGGGAAAGACAATAACAAGTGATAAACAAAAATCACTTTCAGTATCTGGGAGTGCTTTAATTATTGAAAGTTTACAGATAATCATAGTTATGGGCTTTTCCTTTTAATCAGCATTATGGCATTTGATTATTACTGATGAGATCATAGACACTGGAAGCTTTATTAGACTGCATTCACACTAATGCACAGATCTATTTCCACAAATCAAATGATTTACCCTGTTCCGAAAACATAACTGActatttacattaattttgtatcaTAAAAATAGATGCAAGTGAGTAGTTATTATGCGCCAGCTCCGGGAGATGGTGTTGTTTGTTCAGCGACCAAGTGATGAATGAGCTCCCTGAAGAATTTGTTTGAAGATTATATGGATTGTTCCCCTATTTGGACTCTTCTGGACTCGTCTGTGTGTAGCATACGCGACCGCGGTATCAGGTTGCAGGCTGTAATGCTCGAGCACgctctctcactctgtgtgtctgtgtgtgtgtgtgagctgcgaTAAAAGCAAGTACGTATTGATgaagaataaatataataaatgacttcgtatctgtgtgtgtgtgtgtgtgtgtgtgtgtgtgtgagctgtgaTAAAAGAAAGTACATGTTGATGaagaataaacataataaatgactttaacagatcgtgtgtgtgtgtaaattaccCATACATTATTTTAGGAGAGAAAGTCTCCCTCGTGCAAGCACTACAATTCCTCAATGAGGTTCACAACATTTTGTCGTGTTTAAACTAAATCAGTATCGCAagctatttctctctctctgcctgcGTGAGCGAATGCATTTGGTCCGCTGTGAAAGATAAAGCGGTTAAGCTGAGAAAACTTTTTAAATGCACTACATCTCTCACGACTGAGCGAAattactttaatgtttaaataaacagactCCCATTACATCTGTTGTCCGCTGgttcttgtttatattttaagTGTCTTATTTTAATCATGCTAGGCTATTTTTACATGATCTAGAACGGACTAGTGGTACACAGTTGTAGTTTTGATCATCGTATCTAACTCCGTCTCAAACATGGTTCAAAACGTTTTTAATTGTTTAGCTAAAATTAcatctattttaaatatgaatcagCTTTTATTCTCGTCATTTGGTGTTGGGTCCGTGTTTTTAGCTGCTGTGCAGATACGACTCGTCCTATACAGTAGGTTATATCTAATTTTCAGAAAAGTGGTCCAGAGAACATTGTTGGAATGTTTACAGACAGGTCTCATGCGGCTATCTTCACCGCCGTAATCTTACACTTTTGTTTAAGAAGCTTGTTTGAATAACGTCAAGGTAGCTTAGAGCCTGTTTCGGATTTAACCGTGACGACATGATTGTACAAGACACAGTCCTGGTTATTTTCACAGACTTCAGGCTCAGATTGTAAacagaatgtttttgtttaccCATGTGGAAGTAATCACACTGAAACGTTTACGGTGTCTCATACAAAccttttacaaataaaatgtttaccaTCTCACCTTGTATCTCTAAAAGATGATGAAGAGCAGtatgattattaaaaataagaataagcaTGCAAAGAATGAGATAACTtttgttttaacaaataaattaaatttagtaGATTTTTCCAACCTAAACTCATGATGCTCTAATGCAGGGGTTAGAAGTAGTCAAATGAGACTCTGATGAATGCAAGGAGCTCACAGACTCTTTTCTTTATGCATTAGACCTAGACTGAAAAATCAGTTGTCATAAGTTTGTTTGCAACAAAAAACTTTTAGAAAGGCACTACGAATGTCTCACAGAATCTTTACAACAGATTACACGTTCTTTCTCACTAAAAATGGTATcattaaccatgatgtttaaatgCACAGTATTTATGTTCACActatgatgttttattttattaaaataaaaacgagAGAGTCTATACAGTATTACATTATtaagttttgatcaaataattgctaaGCAATCATCAGATAATCAATAAGTCAAACTTATCACCCCTCGCCTGATTTGTCTGATGGCTTGTGATGATATAAATATCTTACTGATTCAGATGTGTTAAGATGTTAACTATAATATGTGTAAAGTTCAATATTACtgttaaaattgtttaaattgtaATCTTTTTAGCTTTAATTTCCACCAAATTAATGTCCTCACTCAAATCCTTagagaaaaaatatttcatacattCTATTTTAATTTGTCTAAGATATTTGTAATTACAGACTAAAAGCTTTAGATTGaataaaacaattgagtttatacATTTCTCTTGAATACGTATACGACTAGCAGCGAGTatacataaaacaatataaatacacaaactcataaattcatcatttaatcatattaatgaatatatatatatatatatatatatatatatatatatatatatatacatatctgaCTTTCTCGTCAAAACacaacaaatttatttatttatttattatgacctttttttatttgttgaacaacCAGTTTGTTGGGGAAAAACACATACTGTAGGTAGGATGTTTGAAGTTAAATCACATCTTTAACctaaaacatttttcattcaaTCTCTCTAAcgcacacacttgcacacacagCTTTCACAGACCCCCACAAActgcaaacaacatttttaagtttgttttatcatttagCTGTAGCTTAGAACCTAATGGAATTATTTTAAGCATTATTAAAAGTATAGATACTGAAAGAGCTCATTAACCTGTTGAActaaaaaatgtgaataatgtcacttaaaggcacaatatgtaatttttctgctttaaaaatagcagaaatcactatatctatgttatatatattttttagttgtgtacttacattatcccgacagtttccacgaactttcaaatccggagaaaattatagtttaattagaagacacggcacgtttctttatttccgttttgtcgcccgtctatggcgtcatataaactttgacccctctagtttatctaacttcctgcggaaccgccaaatacaaaggtgaaaaGAAGCAAAGacaagacgaagaagaaaaagtagtagctagccttgatcgagactattatattttatatttatattgtttatattcgtatttatacctcaatcaataacttagttatggatcatgattatgctttgcctgcacgttctgtgaagcgcaaacgtacgggtgaaataaatgacctgagaaggttttgggacgaagaagaaacgagacacgggtaaatattggagttgcacttccaagatagagagagcttcgtgacaagctgaaactacagagagatgccaaACTCGCTTGCATTctgataaacaggtatgcatccattcagctaactgtatctatccgtatattttgtgaaacgatgatgtcttgtgtaaaacgcagacggactagctctcatgtatagtataatgtaaatctacatttgttctatatctaactggataaagtagcttcaaatgcatcttgttcgatatcatagtatgaacgtaattataattattaacgaaaggcgaccatgtttttttacatatattactactagctagatggaatattgatttgataggggtctcataattcatatatctctccgttcgaaaagacgtgattgtcaaaatactaagttagaatgagtgcagaatgtggggagcgacagagcgcgtgttccaatgaacaacaactcccatgagccttacgctctttcccgacgtcatcaaagtacgtcttatgttattattttgattgagtgacccctggtggccaaaaatcccatactgtatgTTTAAGACTAGTTTGACAAATAGAGGTATGCTCATAAAACAAGTCTGGCCCAAATTTGAAACCTTCTAACAATGAGTTCTACcattacagaaaatgtattttagcaACGCAGTAAGATATATCTCTGTATGTGTGATTGACCAACTTATCAGATGTTCAACATATTATTACATgtccctgcttacctagtttatgatgaaactaaaaaatatagGCATGAGCTAACAATCAAATTTAGAGAAAATCAACAGCAGAAAATCTGAGCGGATTTGACAGAAGAAGAAACTTGAAATACACTATAGCATCCATGCTTTCAATATGGAACTAGCCACAGCtaattctcaaaccttataacttaaacaacactcgaacttacaaacaacaaaagcaacattttggaagaaatagtacAGCACCTTAcatcatcaacctgctatcttggcACACTtctcacatcttttttcaaaagtgtgtttAACTGTTTAGAAGTAGATGTCTTAGAAGTAGTGAATGCTTCACTTTTTTCTGGGACTTTTCCAGACTCGctgaaactgcagttgttaaaacccttctgaaaaagagcaataTAGACCAATTTCAAATCTTCCTTTTACAGGCAggactattatattatatatatagtgctgCGTTTGAGACTGGAAAACGGGGTCGGGCCTTCTGGGGTGGTAATCaattggttcaggtcatacttagaagggagaggttattatgtgggtataggagagcataagactAATTATCCTGATTATGCTCCCACTATAgggcaaataatgagaaagaactaAATTGCCTATCACAGATTTGCAGATGTTACCAAGGTAAACCTAGATTTGTCACCAAATTACTACGGCCCCACTGACTCACTCTGCcgatgcattgatgaaattaacaatTGGATGAGCCAAAACATTCTTCGGTTAAACAAGGAGAAAACTGAAGTCGTTGCATTTGGAATTTAGATTTATTTCTCAAGGCGTATGCATACTGTACCTTGACTCTTGGGGCAAACGACCAAAAATAATTCAAGAAACTTGGTATGATTCTGGAGTCAgagtaatttttttctgtttagccgtgcatttactgaatgaaaTGAGCACTGTGCTACGTCCGAACTGGTCGTACTGTATCTTatcaataaccattttctatccttaactgcttttattcattttaaatgtttttaattttttttaatttttttattccttgttttactgttgtgattattattattattattattttaatgattattcTACTTCCATTTATGTAAAGGGCTCTGAATTACCATTTTGTATGAAATgttctatacaaataaactagccttgccttgcctaaagacaggtagacgcgatgacgacatacaaaaacactgcggctcacaagacaaaaaacacgaaaacaccgttctgaTGGGACAGAGAAAAGCCGCTGCGTGTGGATGGGCTACCATCCTGTTAGGAGAATCAGCAATGCAGTATGAGTAAAGTAACGAAAGGAAACCACAATGTTTCATTGATCAGTGATGTTTCTCTTGCACCTGAAATCCAAGATATTTTGTCAAAATTGCCCTAGtatgagtttttatatttataacatgatatttagtaatattttcaGCGCAGCTACCAACAGTTACATTTAAGCCACAGGTAAAGAGTTATGCACATCTCTAAGCAACACACCGAATAATACTGAAAGAATCCAGGtatttgaacaaatcggttgaatgATTCAATGGTCCATTCTTGCTCATTTATGAACAAATcaactgttttgaatgaatcagttcaaTGAAAGCTTCTGAGATAAAGGAGTGATTTGCCACCACTTACTGGTGTCATTAGTGTCATAGAGTAGATctatcatttaatttcatattgatatattccattttttttcatattttaagttcCAACataacaaacagaaaacaaaaacaaaacaaaaaacttagGCAGACTTTAAATGCACAGCTGCCAATTTAGTTCTTATAAAGataaaatcaaagaaataaatgttaCAGGGGAAGATACATAAACATTAAAAGCAATAGTTTTCAAGAACAATGTAGGCAATCATCCAAAGTGAAAGAAAGAGTCCAAATTGGGTgcccatatttttatatattttatatccatTTTTTTCTAATATATAAGGGGTGATTTGTAGTGAATCACACTGAATCTCTTTAGCATGCTCCCAGACTGAATCCCAGTCTTTGCTGGAGATATTTAGTgcaaaatcattttcaaacagcTGTTAAATATTATCTCCTAGGATGATCAAACTCAATATAACATAAATATGagataaatatttttaacttgtatttttatcaatattttattattattggtatacAAAGTAGTAATTTGCCTatattcaaaatgttatatttaaacaaatattatttaaaatgtgtaagaaagttttttttagttttttattaataaggTTGGGTggaaaaaatatgttatttaatgtttgatactgtgacttgacttgatcctGAGCAGGACTCAACATGAATTCCTTGAGTtgagcacctgacttgacttgacttgcttgaTTTGTTGGTACTGTGACTTGAGACTTGCTTGATACTTGAACATGTGTTTCTCTGTTAATAACAGCCAAATGTGTTGAAACTAAACTCAAAAGGAATCTGGCTCTACGGGAGCAGGAAAGTTGAACCTGCTATACAGACTTCGAGACAAACCTGTTTTGCACAcgtcacacaaacacaaatccaGGAAACTATTTCAACTCATCAGTTCACGGAAAGAGAAACTGAATTGTATTTGAGCTGTTGTGTGTCTGATTCTCTGTATTCATGCAGTAAAATGGCAGAAGCCAGAATTTCAGTGGATCAGAATGAGTCTACATGTCCATTGTGTATGAATGATCTTGAACTAATCCTGAATGATCCAGTGGCTCTTCCCTGTGGACACCATTTCTGTAAGAGCTGTATTACAGGCCACTGGGATCAAGAGGATCAGAAGAAAGCCTACAGTTGCCCTCAGTGTACAAAGACCTTCAGTCCAGGACCTGTTTTAGGTAAATACACCATTTTGGCTGAAGTGGTGGAAAAACTGAAGGAGACTAAACTTCCTGCTGACTGTGACGCTGGAGCTGGAGATGTGCAGTGTGACGTCTGTACTGGAAGAAAATACAAAGCTGTCAAGTCCTGTCTGGTGTGTCGGATCTCTTACTGTCAGAATCACCTTGAACCACATGAAAATTTGTTTAAAGGATTGGGACACAGAGTGACTGATGCCACTGGACGACTGCAAGAGATGATCTGTCTGAAACATGGGAAGCTCCTTGAGCTTTTCTGTCGCACTGACCAGAAATGCATATGTGTGCTGTGTGTGGATGAACATAAAAACCATGACACTGTATCAGCTGCGGAACAGAGGATGGAGAAACAGGTATTTAAACTAGGCACTGATTAAATATTGCTGATACTTGGATCCATTTAATATCTATTTATATTGGCACCCATATTAACAGGTTACAGTATTCACACTGCACGTCAGTAGAAACGTAGAGTAGCTGCAAGTCAACTTTTGGTGAAAATGCAcaataaacttttattaacaCATCACATTCTTTTGTGAAACAGGCATTGATTAAGCATCATAAGATAATTTAATGAACTATTCACTCATTGTTTGACAAAATATATACTTCCATCAAACAGAAAATTACTGTCAATTATAGCTTCACTTCGGCTTCTGTTCTGTTTAGATTAATGATCATTTAGAGGTATGTAAATCAGAATttatgacaaaaagaaaaaaaattgactgTTCACAGACAGTAGTTTTATCCCAGCTGGCATTTCAACATtgattcaacgttgaaacaatgtCAGGGAGCAAGGTTGAATTTACCTTTCGatttttgcaaattggatcaatgTTGATATTGTGACATTGTTTCACCGACTTACCTTCATCATGGGTGAATTATGGTCATTCTGTAGATGTTGGATTAACATTGAATTAGGTGTTGATTTTGCAAAGTGAACCAACATTATTAACGCAATGTTGTTTTACCGTCGTATCTTTCACCATGGGTAAATACACAACTGTACGTTCAATTAGAGCCTGCAATTAGAGTTTGTATACTATACAATTTATGTTGAATTAAAAGAAAGGTATTAAAATGTTGTATAACACAAACTATTTTAACAACATTGTAGAACAAGGATTTTTTTGTCAAAGAATAACCAATCAAAATTAAGAGGTTTACCAAATCTTCCATGTTCAATGACCTTTTTATGTTGCGCTCTATTGATATAAGTGCCAGTCCTCTCAGTCTTTCTTGGCTCATGGATGATCTGATGTAAGACTTTATCAGTTTCAAAGCTTTATACATGGCAAAAAATCTCATCTGGGCTCGTGCATCAAGAGGATTTAGCTCAAAGGACGTTTTCGAACGCTGTAGCTACAACAGTGAAGAGCGAAGAAAGTTTACTAGTGTGTGAGCTtaaattctgcaaacagcaaaaAGTTGTGTATGACTATTAGTTGAACTTTTTCACCCACTAACAACGCTATACCGTTCTACCGTTGTGTTTGGTCACTGAGGTCAAGGTTTATGTTCGCAGAGATTTGAAAACATGTCAGACAGTTGTATTTGGAGATAATAATGGTTTACTTACCACTGTGTCTTTGGTGTTTTTTACtattcttctttctttctctgtcttttggAAAATCCTGAAGGGTATGAGCGCTTCATtgtgacatttttaaatttaaatgcttgCGTAAAGCTGGGTGTGGGAACGACAGTTTCTCTTCACAGCTAGTGGGGGACCTGATGTGGGGTGCGCGATGGTGGATGTCACTTCAACATTACAGTGATTAGGGCACTCAGTGTTTGTCGTTGCATAGGGGGAATCCCTCTAGTTTGGGGGGCCCCTCTCACAGACGAGTACTGGAGAGTGATAGCGCTGTCTCACTGTGGTGGTTTGTTTACGGTGGTTGATAATGTTTGACGAGGGCAGATACACAACCTAAATGACCATGTGGCCATAGGGGGCCCCCTTCAGCTGGGGGCCCTAGCCAGCTGCCTTCCTTGCCTACCCCATTGCGACGGCTCTGAACTTACCAGCAACACAACAACATCAGATTAGCATCTAACCTGAGCATCTGCgataaagcaatacaaaaatacacacacaggtctgtatcttctgcaggttacatgtcctttacCCATTTGTAAACCCTGGTGAtgttatactttactattttcgaaagataataaagatagcaATTTTCCTAACTCATTTTACCAAAACCTtgcagaacacatctgacccttcttgtgatcacattacagtttttgttCTCCATTGACATGTCATGACTCAAAttcactcaaaataaaactaaaaattaacatggaaatattaaataattcgggACCGACTGAGCAGTTACAATGAGCAGCTGCTCACAATCAGCTgcctcactcacagaaagacgATTATAACTGTCATCTTCAAATTCAGAAACATttcattgtccagtttcctgGATGACAGCCAGATTAACAAATCATGAtaaaagaaataaagtaaaacatcCAATAGGAATTGTTTCAGCGTGATAACACAGCGAagtgtatttagttttattgttgttaatgataATCATATTCAACATATAActttagattttagaataggtatcatgattaaaatattgtaaaatgctattaaaataataataataatcttaaacaatttcatataaataatttaaaaggcaGACATTTATTTTGTATGCTGTTGAAGACATTAAATTGTTTCAACATACagatcttataaaaaaaaaaatgatttacaagTGTTTTTGTAAACCTTTTTCAATCATTTAGCACTAAACATTTTTCAAAGTAGTTTCAATGTTGAAACAACAACTgtcattatttcaaccatatttcaacattGAAGGTTGGTCATGTGCCTGCTGTTTTTCAACCGTTTAGCTTTAAACGTTGTATCcatgttatttcaatgttaaaacaacaactgaccatATTTCACCAAATTGCCATGTTGAAGGTTGGCATGTGCCTGCTGAGATGTGACATTTAGTATCATTAATTTGTCCTTCAGCACCAGTTGCAGAGGGAGTTCCAACAGAgaatccagcagagagagaaaggtCTTCAGCAGCTGAGAAAAGCTGTGGAGTCTCATAAGGTGAGCTTGGAGAATTAGAGATGTTTTTTCTCAGTCTAAGTTAGGACTCTTCTCTTTCAGTCCCAATGAAGCTCAATGGGTGATTATCGTGTGTGTctaacagcgctctgcacagacagcagtggaggatagtgagaggatctttactgagctCATTCGCTCCATTGAGAGAAGATGCTCTGAGGTGACACACTggatcagagatcaggaaaagactgCAGTGAGTCAAGCTGAAGGACAACTAGAGcgactggagcaggagatcaaTGATCTTAGGAGGAGAGACGCTGAGCTGGAACAGCTTTCACAAACACAGGATCACATCCAGTTCCTGCAGGTAACACAGATCTCTTTCTGCTAGAATAGTGTTTCTCAACGGGGGCGTTAGCAACGAGATTTTTGAAAGGGGGGCATTCGCGAGTTTACACCAAAGATCCAGCCAAGACGAGAATAATCTTGTAATTACTTGCAAAAGAATATTGTCTGCAAAGTTATAAATCTGCCCTTTTACACCAATGACACTAGACATGTATCTTTTCCTCTGGTCCGACTCAAAAAATGTTTCCAGTTATAGGCCAGCACTGATTAGAATCCATTGGTGGATCTAAACTCTAAATAATCTAATGCAGTGaaggaattaaaaaaagaataataattttagCCGAAAACAGTATTGTTTCTGGTCAGTATTGAAAAGTCAATTTTACACAAAATGTGATGTTCACAGTTATTAGGTCatattttctccctttttttccaaaATGCGACAAGCGCCAGTCTGCCCAGAGCCATAGAAAGAGAGAGTTGCACCAACCAAAGTCCCAAATGCTCGATCGTCACGTGATTCAAGTAGACCTCAGATAGTATCAGGAAGTTCATAGCAGGCAATTGAAATACATTGAGTTAGAGAGACAAAACTGTAATTTTTGGTATTGTGTAGACAATGAAATACttacataatttataaaataatgtatacatatatacgtaGTATACATATGTAGTTGTATCAGTGTTGTTTTTAAATTAGGATGCAGTCAAAATGTTGACAAAAGATATGAGTTTTTCTCATCACTTGAAATAGATTCAGCATTACAGTTGGGAAGATCATTTCACCAGTCAAGAACGATGAGCaaaaatgttctggaaagtgattttgtgcctgtCTGTGATGGTACCACAAAGCGTTGCTCATTTACAGATCTCaggcttctggaggggatgtagattcatAAGAGCCAGTGGAAGTAGAAGGCTGTGGCTGTTATATAAGCAAATATTAATGACTTGATGCAAGCTGCAACCAGTAGCCAGTGCAGGGAGATCAAGAGAGGTGTGACTTGAAGATCAGatgtgctgctgcattctgaataatTTGAAGAGGTTTAATTGCGCATGATGGAAGTCCAgtcagaagagcattgcagttacatcccctccagaagttaTCTGACCAACATGTTAGATTACCAACATGGCAGCAGCAACAGCATCAGGTGCAAAGGGCTGTGACTTGTTTCagcaaacaaacattaaatacTGGACAATTTGGGCATCCGCAGGTCTGAAATTTGTCAAGATTGC
This window harbors:
- the LOC132099196 gene encoding tripartite motif-containing protein 16-like — its product is MAEARISVDQNESTCPLCMNDLELILNDPVALPCGHHFCKSCITGHWDQEDQKKAYSCPQCTKTFSPGPVLGKYTILAEVVEKLKETKLPADCDAGAGDVQCDVCTGRKYKAVKSCLVCRISYCQNHLEPHENLFKGLGHRVTDATGRLQEMICLKHGKLLELFCRTDQKCICVLCVDEHKNHDTVSAAEQRMEKQHQLQREFQQRIQQREKGLQQLRKAVESHKRSAQTAVEDSERIFTELIRSIERRCSEVTHWIRDQEKTAVSQAEGQLERLEQEINDLRRRDAELEQLSQTQDHIQFLQSASELPESTDMKDNPFISLFSFDVLREIVHQLRDKLKDFCKEDIIRISDRVTFTNIGPKTRNDFLQYSHQFTLDPNIVNKNLSLSESNRVVTYTEEEQSYPDHPDRFDEYPQVLCRESVSGCCYWEIEWSGDNGVLISVTYKSISRKGRSKECVFGLNDQSWSLIFSSITCSFLHNNIGTNVPVESISSRIGVFVDPRAGTLSFYSVSENTMSLIHTVQTTFTQPLYPGFRVYPGSSVKLCG